Proteins encoded together in one Telopea speciosissima isolate NSW1024214 ecotype Mountain lineage chromosome 6, Tspe_v1, whole genome shotgun sequence window:
- the LOC122665561 gene encoding M protein, serotype 5-like, whose product MALNCVTPADQDWLSEMFDETLEKSTLARAYEALAFASKLVERKRKVASVYQEFESEMTELRKVVQYNDEWFSCLNTDLTTLRAEKDSAAKVLEATQESLEKLEEQVRSSVTSYRKVKKKLEEKKQLLRELQVEMDSLRVRINDAGTKALNKYLKSEACKVHYMATASLAVLKTAHSIWVQVKERQPDFNFEGISEVENMLMWLESGAYKPGSSVGKLDIPRPSSFVIPQVPLDEVGGQSSSFSPGGATASGTKQIVNSAPLETAPEQNVAQSVEHGEENLPPVLSTMPAALVTPEDAVDTPMI is encoded by the exons ATGGCCCTGAATTGCGTTACCCCAGCGGACCAGGACTGGCTTTCTGAGATGTTCGATGAGACGTTGGAGAAATCCACCCTTGCACGGGCCTATGAG gCTTTGGCTTTTGCTTCGAAGTTGGTAGAGCGCAAGAGGAAGGTCGCCTCGGTGTATCAGGAATTCGAGAGCGAAATGACAGAGTTGAGGAAGGTTGTCCAGTACAATGATGAGTGGTTCTCTTGCCTAAATACCGACTTGACCACTCTGAGGGCAGAAAAAGACTCTGCAGCGAAAGTGCTGGAGGCAACTCAGGAGAGTCTGGAGAAGTTGGAGGAGCAAGTCCGATCATCCGTGACCTCTTACAGGAAGGTAAAAAAGAAGctggaagagaagaaacaattGCTTCGTGAGCTGCAGGTTGAGATGGATAGCTTGCGGGTTAGAATTAATGATGCTGGAACCAAGGCCCTCAATAAGTATCTTAAATCTGAAGCTTGCAAGGTTCATTATATGGCGACGGCTTCCCTGGCCGTGCTGAAGACTGCTCACTCCATCTGGGTTCAAGTAAAGGAGAGGCAACCGGATTTCAACTTCGAGGGGATATCCGAAGTGGAGAACATGCTTATGTGGTTAGAGTCAGGCGCCTACAAGCCTGGCTCCTCGGTTGGAAAATTGGACATCCCTCGTCCCTCTTCTTTTGTGATTCCTCAGGTGCCCCTTGACGAGGTCGGTGGGCAAAGCTCTTCATTCAGCCCTGGTGGAGCTACTGCCAGTGGAACTAAGCAAATAGTGAATTCTGCTCCTCTTGAGACTGCCCCTGAGCAAAATGTTGCGCAAAGTGTCGAGCATGGAGAGGAGAATCTCCCCCCAGTCTTGTCAACCATGCCAGCTGCTCTTGTGACCCCTGAAGATGCTGTAGATACCCCTATGATTTAA